The Podospora pseudocomata strain CBS 415.72m chromosome 1 map unlocalized CBS415.72m_1, whole genome shotgun sequence genome has a segment encoding these proteins:
- a CDS encoding uncharacterized protein (EggNog:ENOG503NZWW; COG:S) yields the protein MSSAVRPSSGGASLSHSRSDSISTSISLPPLPLSRPASRASASGGILTPARDAELNQPGRRQSIHDQDVFGSRKRKRDVLTPGLSTDSLLKAPIVLKPHPSSLTSRPCMLHPLMMLPRESLPLSALDLVKPHGELPSTRLFESKIKILDLEGRLGHSVLIARSEITKMVYAVESESPGLYVLCKLGSWVDVGELSHDATVVCKERLKGPKQVKVEDPAGAPLITPQMYKENKRRKLAIEELQAATRRRSGTLTDMDSHSQISALPNSRPASRGIVGSRPASRGVGTQILQPPEEILADSLAWLSSTRDSTPAPLPVSDTGCQAEPQSQLQEQEQDKPTAECIMDNIRTQYQEALYHSKGSLAYFAKGPLSRARAAFHPDTGSDLEMADLVEFLKSLIMTTILVDKKYRETIPAIIEKMKTCLEDSDNAQPKRKKRKAKKPKMGKDGLYPSEVDHVKRWWTSHLPMAVGNEEEEAKTVSQTEARYHVSCLRRRETQLQMILIMEILALEPLIRPKDPVGDYLLPGESRAPSREASQEPTAKKRNKHNLPVLLDVHADRLCIWQSVTLDEVKALAESQAPKEGARPERIDSDPLKDFCVEIILPFFAARLPELCDSINRKLGGPVAQSPPKKEFVKPAAVSKAKPGAPAKRPAALKKDSDRSLQRALSNERMRRSVSREPSKAIALMRSASATAIPGLKREGSEPLLMGMVPRQDKSLKEKPTNVFPRGEDLRARKKAQVDAELKDAISALKKPNRALAVKEFADAVDKRASAGVNQVKKVKKPRTPSIVKATPANGRFKDVLAGDNARRQTSQSFEAIPPSSASMIPASTLPRKFTNALAPPPSSTPIRISATPARKPAAVSTFHTLQAIQETPGPILASSPIMARKAAPAPTQGQRASAQFLSRPQEAIDHFPSSPGLPALFETPVNPKFHKTATAINDSPIRSKLFTLAPAQQKQKEKEAPPPGTLGQTVLTKETASIYAQLGWDDDDDII from the exons ATGTCCTCCGCAGTGAGGCCGAGTTCTGGCGGCGCGTCACTGTCGCACTCTCGTTCAGACTCCATTTCCACCTCGATCTCACTGCCACCCCTCCCTTTGTCACGGCCTGCGAGCCGGGCTTCAGCTAGTGGTGGCATACTCACACCGGCCCGCGATGCCGAGCTCAACCAGCCAGGTCGTCGCCAGAGCATCCACGATCAAGATGTCTTTGGTTCAAGAAAACGGAAGCGAGATGTCTTGACACCAGGACTGAGCACTGACAGTTTACTAAAAGCTCCAATTGTTTTGAAG CCCCATCCGTCTAGCCTTACATCGAGACCGTGTATGCTCCACCCTCTCATGATGCTTCCCCGCGAGAGCCTACCGCTGTCCGCCCTCGACCTCGTCAAGCCACACGGAGAACTTCCATCCACCCGTCTTTTTGAGTCCAAGATTAAGATTCTCGACCTCGAGGGACGCCTGGGCCACAGTGTCCTCATTGCCCGTTCAGAGATCACCAAAATGGTATATGCCGTCGAAAGCGAAAGTCCTGGGTTATACGTGCTGTGCAAGCTGGGCTCATGGGTGGATGTTGGAGAGCTCAGTCATGATGCTACCGTGGTCTGCAAGGAGAGATTGAAAGGCCCAAAGCAGGTCAAAGTCGAAGATCCGGCCGGCGCGCCCCTTATAACACCACAAATGTAcaaggagaacaagaggaggaaacTCGCCATCGAAGAACTCCAGGCCGCCACTCGCAGACGATCAGGAACTCTCACCGATATGGACTCTCACAGTCAGATTTCGGCATTGCCCAACTCTAGGCCTGCTTCAAGAGGAATCGTTGGGTCTAGACCGGCCTCCAGAGGAGTTGGAACTCAAATTCTTCAGCCACCAGAGGAGATTTTGGCCGACTCTCTCGCTTGGCTATCCAGCACGCGAGACAGTACCCCAGCCCCTCTTCCGGTCTCAGATACTGGTTGTCAGGCAGAGCCACAGTCACAGCtacaggagcaggagcaggataAGCCGACCGCCGAATGCATCATGGACAACATTAGAACACAGTATCAAGAAGCTCTCTATCATTCGAAG GGATCACTGGCATATTTCGCAAAGGGCCCACTGTCCAGGGCTCGAGCCGCCTTCCACCCCGATACAGGCTCCGATCTCGAAATGGCTGACTTGGTAGAGTTTTTGAAGAGTCTCATCATGACAACTATCCTGGTGGACAAGAAGTACCGCGAAACAATTCCCGCTATCATCGAGAAAATGAAAACGTGCCTCGAGGACTCGGACAACGCCCAGCCAAAGCGCAAGAAACggaaggcgaagaagcccaagatgGGGAAAGATGGCTTGTACCCAAGTGAAGTGGACCACGTTaagaggtggtggacttCACATCTGCCGATGGCTGTTGGgaatgaagaggaagaagcaaaGACCGTTTCCCAGACCGAAGCCAGGTATCACGTCTCCTGCCTTCGACGGAGAGAAACTCAGTTGCAGATGATCCTAATCATGGAAATTCTGGCGCTGGAACCATTGATACGGCCAAAGGATCCTGTTGGTGACTACCTGCTGCCTGGCGAGTCTCGAGCACCATCCCGCGAAGCAAGTCAAGAGCCGACAGCGAAGAAACGGAACAAGCACAATCTTCCTGTACTTTTGGATGTTCACGCTGATCGCCTTTGTATTTGGCAGTCGGTAACACTGGATGAGGTCAAAGCGCTGGCTGAGTCTCAAGCACCCAAAGAGGGTGCCAGGCCCGAGCGAATCGACTCTGACCCCTTGAAGGACTTTTGTGTGGAAATCATCCTACCCTTTTTCGCTGCACGTCTCCCAGAGCTTTGCGACTCCATCAACAGAAAGTTGGGTGGCCCTGTGGCTCAGTCGCCACCGAAGAAGGAGTTTGTGAAGCCGGCTGCTGTCTCAAAAGCGAAACCTGGTGCGCCAGCAAAGCGTCCTGCCGCCCTGAAGAAGGACAGCGATCGATCGCTCCAGCGAGCGCTTTCCAACGAGCGTATGAGACGTAGTGTCTCAAGAGAGCCATCCAAGGCGATCGCCCTTATGCGATCTGCGAGTGCGACGGCAATTCCTGGACTGAAGCGGGAGGGTAGTGAGCCCCTGCTCATGGGAATGGTCCCCCGCCAAGACAAGAGTttgaaggagaagccaaCAAATGTCTTCCCACGTGGGGAAGATCTCAGAGCGAGAAAGAAGGCCCAGGTAGATGCCGAGTTGAAGGATGCCATCTCGGCGCTTAAGAAGCCAAACCGGGCACTGGCTGTGAAAGAATTTGCTGACGCAGTGGACAAGAGAGCTTCTGCGGGTGTCAAccaggtgaagaaggtgaagaagccGCGGACACCTTCTATTGTCAAAGCAACTCCAGCAAACGGCCGCTTCAAGGATGTCCTTGCGGGCGACAATGCGCGTAGACAAACATCTCAATCTTTTGAagccatcccaccatcaagcGCCTCCATGATCCCAGCATCGACGTTACCTCGCAAGTTCACCAATGCAttggcaccaccgccatcgtcAACACCGATCAGGATCAGCGCGACTCCGGCCCGCAAACCAGCCGCGGTCAGCACCTTCCACACCCTGCAGGCAATCCAGGAGACACCGGGTCCCATCTTGGCCTCGTCACCCATCATGGCAAGAAAGGCAGCGCCCGCACCGACTCAGGGCCAAAGAGCCTCTGCGCAATTCCTATCTAGACCTCAGGAAGCGATAGAccacttcccctcctcgcccggGCTACCGGCGCTCTTTGAGACACCGGTCAACCCTAAATTTCATAAAACGGCCACGGCTATCAATGACAGCCCTATTCGGTCAAAGCTATTCACGTTGGCACCAGCCCAACAGAAAcaaaaggagaaggaagcccCACCGCCGGGGACACTCGGACAGACAGTTCTCACGAAGGAGACAGCGAGCATATACGCCCAACTCGGgtgggacgacgacgatgacattATATAA
- a CDS encoding uncharacterized protein (EggNog:ENOG503NUZH; COG:S), producing the protein MAVPDAPGRDANDVFLENAHLTYIVPFTTKFNPDEALRQGEDSFESKLAGIELRDQLFFDETVDVYLILRTQCADEQTLRLHLRRLVITLDAQIVNSHSQDLNSPPASEIIFSGGVEDVEDVFIVPDEVEDGTKFVYAVWKLSVFLGRPRIRLQMPSVVFSGTAGLKQADPENNPDQRDGYMLSCVPSGMNMLDSFASDPMLGGIKPHLSAQRVSRVAPATQSKESLRRIPGLQNLKLKIFPLLHCRVRFSRPNTSPPSPALIALVETDFTPYFDCEASLNKISLNVTNGTAEDLNNQPGMRLPLSCVAHDHLTFLYKLTPSSLDLATTKGPIRDHDLVITIEISILVRPNSESNPCTPKLSMTWITPLDFTLPVNPGFGQPMTQPIQRSHRPSQLSISGGVDSQPLVSPSVIRPDALPSLEAATRSATETTLPDFGITLTFTGPDKPVYVGEEFVWTVFVVNRSRPTSMIAPAGMHLSYSSMTASMTASSQARKLMLLVVPHRRRNEGGALGRPTMRGNMGGKKDSGMADAVLDENVVYAMQKAGGVDNTEVVCLSADVRVGPLAANACSVVELRFLALREGVVGVEAVKVVDLGSQEHVDVRELPLVVVRRRE; encoded by the exons ATGGCGGTACCGGATGCCCCAGGGCGCGATGCCAACGATGTCTTCCTCGAAAACGCACACCTAACCTACATTGTACCATTTACTACAAAATTCAACCCTGACGAAGCCCTCCGGCAAGGTGAAGACTCCTTCGAAAGTAAACTCGCTGGCATCGAGCTACGCGACCAGTTGTTCTTCG ATGAAACCGTCGATGTCTACTTAATACTGCGAACACAATGCGCCGACGAACAGACGCTCCGCCTACATTTGCGACGACTCGTCATCACCTTAGATGCCCAGATCGTCAATAGCCATTCGCAAGACCTAAACAGCCCCCCTGCGTCCGAGATCATATTTAGTGGTGGAGTGGAGGATGTCGAAGACGTTTTCATAGTGCCAGACGAGGTCGAAGATGGAACCAAGTTTGTCTATGCTGTCTGGAAACTGTCAGTGTTCTTGGGTCGTCCCAGGATCCGGCTACAGATGCCGTCGGTCGTCTTTTCAGGGACAGCAGGTCTCAAGCAAGCAGACCCAGAAAACAATCCTGACCAAAGAGATGGCTACATGCTAAGCTGTGTGCCCTCCGGCATGAATATGCTCGATTCCTTTGCCAGCGACCCAATGCTGGGTGGCATCAAGCCCCATCTCTCAGCCCAGAGAGTATCCCGAGTAGCGCCAGCAACCCAATCCAAAGAATCCCTCCGTCGCATCCCGGGCCTTCAAAACCTCAAACTCAAgatcttccccctcctccactgccGAGTCCGTTTCTCCCGACCAaacacctcaccccccagcccagccctcatcgccctcgtcgAAACCGACTTCACCCCCTACTTCGACTGCGAagcctccctcaacaaaatCTCCCTCAACGTCACCAACGGCACCGCAGAGgatctcaacaaccaacccgGGATGCGCCTCCCCCTAAGCTGCGTCGCCCACGaccacctcaccttcctctACAAGctcaccccttcctcccttgacctcgccaccaccaaaggccCCATCCGAGATCACGACCTGGTCATCACAATCGAaatctccatcctcgtccgCCCAAACTCGGAATCAAACCCTTGCACCCCCAAACTCTCCATGACGTGGATAACACCCCTAGACTTTACCCTCCCCGTCAACCCCGGCTTCGGCCAACCAATGACGCAACCCATCCAGCGGTCCCACCGCCCAAGTCAGCTGTCCATTTCGGGGGGTGTTGACTCCCAACCGTTGGTTTCTCCTTCAGTCATCCGCCCGGACGCGCTTCCTTCTCTCGAAGCGGCAACTAGATCAGCAACGgaaaccaccctccccgactTTGGGATTACCCTCACCTTTACCGGGCCGGATAAACCGGTGTATGTAGGCGAGGAGTTTGTCTGGACGGTGTTTGTTGTTAACCGCTCCCGTCCCACGTCGATGATTGCTCCTGCTGGGATGCATTTATCGTATTCGTCCATGACGGCTTCCATGACGGCATCGTCCCAGGCAAGGAAGTTGATGCTTTTGGTGGTGCCGcacaggaggaggaacgaGGGGGGGGCGTTGGGGAGACCGACGATGAGGGGGAATAtgggtgggaagaaggacaGTGGTATGGCGGATGCGGTGCTGGATGAGAATGTGGTTTATGCGATGCAGAAGGCTGGGGGGGTGGATAATACCGAGGTGGTGTGTCTGTCGGCGGATGTGAGGGTCGGACCGTTGGCGGCGAATGCGTGTAGTGTGGTGGAGTTGAGGTTTTtggcgttgagggagggggttgttggggtggaggcggtgaAGGTGGTCGATTTGGGGAGTCAAGAGCATGTGGATGTGAGGGAGTTGCctttggtggttgtgaggaggagggagtag
- the PRP40 gene encoding U1 snRNP protein (BUSCO:EOG09261K9J; COG:A; EggNog:ENOG503NU8D) gives MNGHFAPSGAPAVWTEHKTPDGRTYYYNTLTKVTQWTKPEEMMTPAERALENQPWKEYTAEGGRKYWYNTETKQSSWEMPDVYKRALGAGDSAATTPTGPSASFGAAGGGSGHHGGSYDHHHQQRDHRDYRDHREPMGESRQLTYGSNIQAQAFVSASNDPEYATAEEAEAAFVKLLRSSKVQPDWTWEQAIRAIVKDPQFRAIKDPRDRKAVFEKYCHDVVVQDKERAKERLTKLRADFATMLRSHPEIKHYTRWKTARPMIEGETIFRSTNDENERRQLFEDYVSDLKRAHKEQQVTMRKSAMDGLIELLPTLSLEPYTRWAEAQGTIQNTPLFQSDEKYKTLSKFDVLTVFQNHVKSLERNFNDSKQEEKNKKFRQERKARDNFKVLLTELKRDGKITAGTTWTQIHPLIADDARYRAVAGNPGSTAMELFWDVVEEEERALRGTRNDVLDVIGVSAPDMDSNKMQADKSIQDKRFEVTPKTTFEEFEAVVRGDARTANIERKILELIFERVQQKRTKRTDEDKVQRRALDDLRAAMKRLEPPITVTDTYEQVKARLAQSEAFRTVNSEEARRGAFDKYIRRLKEKDEENENERQRRRERPDGHRDRGERSYRSGRSARSRSRSPEHNTYEADRRHAMADRERNYRKTSAAEVLLSDRRSADGHHDSVRDRERDRDRDRDRISERDRERDRDRDRDRERDRDRARDYRDRDRDRDRERDRDRDHGRDRDRDRDRDHRDHRDYDRRSRPADDFNHYDRERRTREEDRERIYRRRVLERDVDELPYGDERPSSSSRRPRPEEDDHDRRSPRQAKRIKVEDDRAATPSAATATAQPKSAAAAPAAIKEEKPSPSVRAGSEEGEIEED, from the exons ATGAATGGACATTTTGCGCCGTCGGGGGCGCCCGCAGTTTGGACAGAACACAAGACTCCCGATGGCCGTACATACTATTACAATACCTTGACCAAGGTTACGCAATGGACCAAGCCGGAGGAAATGATGACACCCGCCGAG CGCGCGCTGGAAAACCAACCATGGAAGGAGTACACGGCAGAGGGAGGCCGGAAGTATTGGTATAACACTGAAACAAAGCAGAGCTCCTGGGAGATGCCCGATGTCTACAAACGAGCCTTGGGAGCTGGTGATTCTGCTGCCACCACACCTAC AGGCCCATCAGCTTCATTTGGTGCGGCTGGAGGAGGTAGTGGTCATCATGGCGGTTCGtatgaccaccaccaccagcaacgcGATCATCGGGATTATCGCGACCATAGGGAGCCCATGGGCGAGTCCAGACAACTCACCTATGGCAGCAACATTCAGGCGCAAGCCTTCGTCTCCGCCAGCAACGATCCTGAGTATGCCACCGCcgaagaggcagaggcggcGTTCGTGAAGCTCCTTCGCAGCAGTAAAGTCCAGCCTGATTGGACCTGGGAGCAGGCTATCCGCGCCATTGTCAAAGATCCCCAGTTCCGCGCCATCAAAGATCCGAGGGATCGCAAAGCTGTCTTTGAGAAGTATTGCCACGATGTCGTTGTGCAAGACAAGGAACGTGCCAAGGAAAGACTGACCAAACTTCGCGCTGACTTCGCCACCATGCTCCGGAGCCACCCAGAGATTAAGCACTACACCCGGTGGAAGACAGCCCGGCCCATGATCGAGGGCGAGACCATCTTCCGCTCGACTAACGACGAGAACGAGCGCCGTCAGTTGTTCGAGGACTACGTTAGTGACCTCAAACGGGCTCACAAGGAGCAGCAGGTCACAATGCGCAAGAGCGCTATGGATGGTCTGATCGAACTGCTTCCCACTCTCAGTTTGGAGCCCTACACTCGCTGGGCTGAAGCACAAGGTACCATCCAGAACACCCCCTTGTTTCAAAGTGATGAGAAATACAAGACACTCAGCAAGTTTGACGTGTTGACCGTCTTCCAAAATCACGTCAAGTCCTTGGAACGTAACTTCAACGACTCAAagcaggaagagaagaacaagaaatTCCGCCAGGAGCGGAAAGCTCGTGATAACTTCAAAGTCCTCCTCACAGAGCTGAAGAGGGATGGCAAAATCACTGCCGGCACCACCTGGACCCAGATACACCCCCTGATCGCAGACGATGCTCGCTACAGAGCTGTCGCCGGTAATCCCGGGTCTACTGCCATGGAGCTGTTTtgggatgttgttgaggaggaagagcgcGCTCTCAGGGGCACTCGCAATGATGTGCTTGACGTTATTGGTGTAAGTGCTCCCGATATGGATTCCAACAAAATGCAAGCTGACAAGTCGATTCAGGACAAACGGTTCGAAGTCACCCCGAAGACCACTTTTGAAGAGTTTGAGGCAGTCGTGAGGGGTGATGCTCGTACAGCTAACATTGAACGTAAAATTCTTGAGCTTATTTTTGAACGG GTCCAGCAGAAGCGCACAAAGCGCACAGACGAAGACAAGGTGCAGCGCCGCGCTCTCGACGACCTTCGTGCAGCCATGAAACGGTTGGAGCCTCCCATCACCGTCACTGATACTTACGAACAGGTGAAGGCCAGGCTTGCCCAGTCTGAGGCATTCCGGACTGTGAACTCTGAGGAAGCTCGTCGGGGCGCCTTTGACAAGTATATTCGTCGCCTTaaggagaaggatgaggaaAATGAAAACGAGCGCCAACGCCGTCGGGAACGCCCAGATGGGCATCGTGATAGAGGTGAGCGATCCTACCGAAGTGGACGTTCTGCTAggagccgcagccgcagcccCGAACACAACACCTACGAGGCCGATCGTCGCCACGCCATGGCCGACCGCGAGCGTAACTACAGAAAAACCAGTGCGGCCGAGGTTCTACTTTCCGATCGTCGTTCTGCCGATGGCCACCACGATTCAGTGCGTGATCGGGAACGTGACAGGGACCGTGATCGGGATCGCATCTCTGAGCGTGATCGTGAACGTGACCGCGACCGCGACCGCGACCGTGAGAGGGATCGTGATCGGGCCCGCGACTATCGGGATCGTGATCGTGACCGGGACCGTGAGCGAGATCGCGACCGGGATCACGGCCGTGACCGCGATAGAGACCGTGACAGAGACCACCGCGACCATCGCGACTATGACCGGCGCTCTCGCCCCGCCGACGACTTCAACCACTACGATCGTGAGCGCCGCACACGTGAGGAGGATCGGGAACGTATTTATCGCAGGCGAGTACTTGAGCGCGACGTTGATGAGCTGCCATACGGTGACGAGCGGCCCAGTTCCTCATCTAGACGCCCGCGCCCCGAAGAAGACGACCACGACCGAAGGTCTCCCCGGCAGGCGAAGCGCATCAAGGTTGAGGATGACCGTGCCGCTACCCCCTCggccgccaccgccaccgcccagCCTAAGTCTGCCGCTGCAGCTCCGGCAGCTATCAAGGAAGAGAAGCCCTCCCCCAGTGTCCGCGCTGGTAGTGAAGAGggcgagattgaggaggattAA
- the RLI1 gene encoding Fe-S cluster-binding ribosome biosynthesis protein (EggNog:ENOG503NYJ0; COG:A; BUSCO:EOG09261127), with product MSDKLTRVAIVSSDKCKPKKCRQECKKSCPVVRSGKLCIEVAPESRIAFISESLCIGCGICPKRCPFGAITIINLPTNLESQITHRYSANSFKLHRLPMPRPGNVLGLVGTNGIGKSTALKILSGKLKPNLGRFDNPPDWEDVIKHFRGSELQNYFTKLLEDDLKSIVKPQYVDQIPKAIRGTDRSVQFLLESRHTLGNLDSVLDTLELRHILDRDVSHLSGGELQRFAIGTTCVSKADVYMFDEPSSYLDVKQRLSAARMIRSLLRPDDYVIVVEHDLSVLDYLSDFVCVLYGQPAVYGVVTLPYSVREGINIFLDGHIPTENLRFRDESLTFRIAEGTEDLLVEKSRAFKYPKMEKTLGNFHLSIDAGDFSDSEIIVMMGENGTGKTTFCRMLAGVLKPDGTQKVPEMKISMKPQTITPKFEGTVRMLFFKKIKAAFLSPQFQTDVVKPLKLDDFIDQEVKNLSGGELQRVAIVLALGIPADIYVIDEPSAYLDSEQRIVASRVIKRFIMHAKKTAFIVEHDFIMATYLADRVIVFDGQPGIDAHANKPESLLTGCNTFLKNLDVTFRRDPTNYRPRINKASSQLDQEQKLSGNYFFLEEPDKQ from the exons ATGTCCGACAAACTTACTCG TGTCGCCATTGTGAGCAGCGACAAG TGTAAACCCAAG AAATGTCGTCAAGAATGCAAGAAGTCGTGCCCTGTGGTGCGGTCCGGCAAACTTTGC ATCGAGGTCGCCCCCGAATCACGAATTGCCTTCATCTCCGAATCCCTCTGCATCGGTTGTGGTATCTGCCCCAAACGCTGCCCCTTCGGCGCTATCACTATCATCAACCTGCCTACGAACCTCGAGAGTCAGATCACCCATCGTTATTCGGCCAACAGCTTCAAGCTCCATCGTCTGCCTATGCCCAGACCCGGAAATGTGTTGGGTTTGGTCGGAACGAACGGTATCGGCAAGAGTACTGCGCTCAAGATTCTCAGCGGCAAGCTTAAACCCAACCTGGGCAGATTCGATAACCCGCCAGACTGGGAGGATGTCATTAAGCACTTCCGTGGTTCTGAATTGCAGA ACTACTTCACCAAGCTTCTGGAGGATGACCTGAAGTCCATCGTCAAGCCCCAATACGTTGACCAGATCCCCAAGGCTATTCGTGGTACCGATCGTTCTGTCCAGTTCTTGCTCGAGAGCCGCCACACTCTCGGTAACCTGGACTCTGTGCTCGATACCCTTG AGCTGCGTCACATTCTTGATCGTGATGTGAGCCATCTTTCCGGTGGTGAGCTTCAGCGTTTCGCCATTGGTACCACTTGCGTATCCAAAGCCGATGT CTACATGTTTGACGAGCCCTCTTCCTATCTCGATGTCAAGCAGAGATTGAGCGCTGCCCGCATGATCCGGTCTCTTCTCCGCCCAGATGATTATGTCATTGTCGTCGAGCACGATTTGTCCGTTCTTGACTATCTTTCCGACTTTGTGTGCGTTTTGTACGGACAGCCTGCCGTCTATGGTGTCGTCACCCTTCCCTACTCCGTCCGTGAAGGCATCAACATCTTCTTGGATGGTCACATCCCCACCGAGAACTTGCGTTTCCGTGATGAAAGTTTGACTTTCCGCATCGCTGAGGGTACCGAGGACCTCCTCGTCGAGAAGTCCCGTGCTTTCAAATACcccaagatggagaagacTCTGGGCAACTTCCACCTCAGCATCGACGCTGGCGATTTCTCTGACTCTGAGATTATCGTCATGATGGGTGAGAACGGAACCGGAAAG ACCACTTTCTGCCGCATGCTGGCCGGTGTGCTTAAGCCTGATGGAACCCAGAAGGTCCCTGAGATGAAGATTAGCATGAAGCCCCAGACGATCACGCCCAAGTTCGAGGGTACCGTTCGCATGCTTTTcttcaagaagatcaaggctgCTTTCTTGTCTCCTCAGTTCCAGACTGATGTCGTCAAGCCCCTCAAGCTTGATGATTTTATTGATCAAGAAGTCAAGAACTTGTCCGGTGGTGAACTTCAAAGA GTCGCTATTGTGTTGGCCCTCGGTATCCCTGCCGACATCTACGTCATTGATGAGCCCTCTGCCT ATCTCGATTCCGAGCAGCGTATTGTGGCCTCTCGTGTCATCAAGAGATTCATCATGCACGCCAAGAAGACTGCCTTCATCGTCGAGCACGATTTCATCATGGCCACTTACCTTGCCGATCGTGTCATTGTCTTCGACGGCCAGCCCGGTATCGATGCCCACGCCAACAAGCCCGAGTCTCTCCTCACTGGTTGCAACACCTTCTTGAAGAACTTGGACGTCACCTTCCGTCGTGACCCTACCAACTACCGTCCTCGTATCAACAAGGCCAGCTCCCAGCTTGACCAGGAGCAGAAGCTTTCTGGCAACTAC TTCTTCTTGGAGGAGCCCGACAAACAGTGA